CTGACTCTTGTCCTCTAATTGTCACCGCAGCCCCAGTGAATGCACTGGTGTCTCATCTGCTGGTGGTTGAGCCTGAGAAGCTCTATGCCATGCCTGACCCCGCAGGCCCTGATGGGCACCTCCCAGCCGTGGCTACCCTCTGTGACCTCTTTGACCGAGAGATTGTGGTCACCATCAGCTGGGCCAAGAGCATCCCAGGTAAAGGGCCCAGGTGACCCGGGGCTGCCCTAAACGGGCCCGGCTCTGGTGCGCTTGCTCAGCCAGGCCCGCTCCCCGCTGCCCCCTAGGCTTCTCATCGCTGTCGCTGTCTGACCAGATGTCAGTACTGCAGAGCGTGTGGATGGAGGTGCTGGTGCTGGGTGTGGCCCAGCGCTCACTGCCACTGCAGGATGAGCTGGCCTTCGCTGAGGACTTAGTCCTGGATGAAGAGGGGGCACGGGCAGCTGGCCTGGGGGAACTGGGGGCTGCCCTGCTGCAACTAGTGCGGCGGCTGCAGGCCCTGCGGCTGGAGCGAGAGGAGTATGTTCTACTAAAGGCCTTGGCCCTTGCCAATTCAGGTGAGTCTGGGGCAGGCACTGACAGGTGAGGTGTCTCCGTAAGGTCTTCAGGTTAACTCAGTGACGGCAGCACagtcccattttgcagataacgaaaactgaggcttagggaagaACAATGACTTGCTAGAAGTCAAAAAGCAAGCCAAGTGCAGGCTCCAAACTGCACACAGGATTTTGAGCCCTAGTGCCACACTAATGCAGAAAGGTCGTTTAGTGGGAGGGAAGGTGGGGACGGTACAAGGTAGCCACAGTTGAGGGAGAGAGGGTGGGGTCCTGGCCCACAAGCCGCAGCAATGAGTGGTGCCTCTCAGTCAGCCAATCAACAAATCCTCGTTTGGCTCCTCCTTAGGCCCCATCCAGCAGTGCTCAAGATACGGGGAGTGCCCTTGCCAGAGATAGCCCAGGCCAACACCACACTCCTCTCTTCTTGCAGACTCTGTGCACATCGAAGATGCCGAGGCTGTGGAGCAGCTGCGAGAAGCTCTGCACGAGGCCCTGCTGGAGTACGAAGCCGGCCGGGCTGGCCCCGGAGGGGGTGCTGAGCGGCGGCGGGCGGGCAGGCTGCTGCTCACGCTACCGCTCCTCCGCCAGACAGCGGGCAAAGTGCTGGCCCATTTCTATGGGGTGAAGCTGGAGGGCAAGGTGCCCATGCACAAGCTGTTCTTGGAGATGCTTGAGGCCATGATGGACTGAGGCAAGGGGTGGGACTGGTGGGGGTTCTGGCAGGACCTGCCTAGCATGGGGTCAGCCCCAAGGGCTGGGGCGGAGCTGGGGTCTGGGCAATGCCACAGCCTGCTGGCAGGGCCAGGGCAATGCCATCAGCCTCTGGGAGCAGGCCCCAcgccctctcctccccctcctagGGGGTGTCAGAAGCTGGGAACGTGTGTCCAGGCTCTGGGCACAGTGCTGCCCCTTGCAAGCCATAACGTGCCCCCAGAGTGTAGGGGGCCTTGCGGAAGCCATAGGGGGCTGCACGGGATGCGTGGGAGGCAGAAACCTATCtcagggagggaaggggatggAGGCCAGAGTCTCCCAGTGGGTGATGCTTTTGCTGCTGCTTAATCCTACCCCCTCTTCAAAGCAGAGTGGGACTTGGAGAGCAAAGGCCCATGCCCCCTTCGCTCCTCCTCTCATCATTTGCATCGGGCATTAGTGCCCCCCTTGAAGCAATAACTCCAAGCAGACTCCAGCCCCTGGACCCCTGGGGTGGCCAGGGCTTCCCCATCAGCTCCCAACGAGCCTCCTCAGGGGGTAGGAGAGCACTGCCTCTATGCCCTGCAGAGCAATAACACTATATTTATTTTTGGGTTTGGCCAGGGAGGCGCAGGGACATGGGGCAAGCCAGGGCCCAGAGCCCTTGGCTGTACAGAGActctattttaatgtatatttgctGCAAAGAGAAACCGCTTTTGGTTTTAAacctttaatgagaaaaaaatatataatatcgaGCTCAAGAACACTGTGTTTGGTGTCATTGGGTCAAGGGTTGGGGATACACACGGCAGAATTCGGAAACAGGGTATAGATCAACAAAAATACACAGTCATAACAAGAAAAACTGGCGCCTGGCACAATCaactctcagtttcctcttcactCAGCAGCATGTTGGGGATCCCGCGGCTGATGGGGAACATACGTCCAGATTCCGGGCACTGCAGGGTGCCCTCTATCACTTCCACCTGCGGGCGGGGAGGGACAGAGCTCAGCACTGGCAGCCTCAGTGCGGGAGGCAGGTGGCCCGGGAAGCAAGTGATGGGCCGCTTCTCACCTCCAGCAGCAGGTGGTGCATGGTCCTCAGAAACTCCTCATTCTCCTCATATCCCTCAACCGGCCCTTTAGGCACCTGGATCAGGCGCAACTGTGGGCAAGAGACCGAAATTATCTCCGGGCATCCCGAACTCCCGCCTCAGCCCGGCTGAGGTGTGCCCGCCCCGCATTCCCCGGGATATGCTGGGGCGGGGTAAGGATCCTCACGTTATCGGCCGCCTCCAGGAACGCCGACCACTCCACTTTAGGTATCATACGCGCCACGAAGTTGGGGTTGAATTCCACAGGGCAGATACGGACCTCGGTGGCCTGCAGGGCGGAGGAGTTTAGTTAGGCAAGCACTGGACCCCGGCCCACCATCCCGCCCGAAAAGGGAAGACTGCCGCCGGCGGGTACCTGGAGGCGCAGGGGGAAGCCACGGGACCCCACCCCCCGCACATGCGAGCTCAGCAGATTGTGGGTAAGCAGTTTCATGTCGCCGCACAAACTCTCGCCAGGCCGGAACCGGAAAGAGGTCGTCCTCCGCTGCCTCACTTCCGGGGATGCTCCACTCGATGCTATTGGATAGCCAGGAGAACCGGAAGTGGCGAACTTGCTGGAACTTCTCGTGTTTGTGGGAGCTGAGGTAGGTAGGTGAAAGACCTGTCGGGTCACGCGCCGCTACCGGAAGCGTCTCAGCAGGAGGTTCCTACGGcgcacgcccagcttttttttgcCACAAATTCTTCGTAAGATGCAAATCATATGCAAAATAGCTGCAATGCAGGGGCTCTCGTTGAatgcaaaataaacatattttactcCTACACAGGCGCCTAACGCCGTCGTCCTCTGTATCCCACTTTCGGTTAAGGGGCAGAAATACCGCCCTATCTGTAAATTAGGCCCATGGAAGCCGAGCCGCACCTCATTCCTATATGCAAATTAGCTGCTCCAGTGCCGAAAGCCCCGCCCCATTTGTAGTTGCGTCGGCTGTCCAGCCCCCAGTGCAAACGAGGCGTGGGTCCCGGAAGCTCTGTTCTGCGGGTGGCCGCTCGCGCCTGCGCAGTGGAGGCGGCCCAGGCCCGCCTTCCGCAGGGTGTCGCCGCTGTGCCGCCAGCGGTGCCCCGCCTGCTGCGGTGGCACCAGCCAGGAGGCGGAGTGGAAGTGGCCGTGGGGCGGGTATGGGACTAGCTGGCGTGTGCGCCCTGAGACGCTCAGCGGGCTATATACTCGTCGGTGGGGCCGGCGGTCAGTCTGCGGCAGCGGCAGCAAGACGGTGCAGTGAAGGAGGGTGGGCGTCTGGCGGGGTCCGCAGTTTCAGCAGAGCCGCTGCAGCCATGGCCCCAATCAAGGTGACCGCTGGCCCGGCCGGGCCTGACATCCCCCACTACCCTCATGGCAATCCCCGTCCCGCTGGTCTGAGAGTATCGCCTTATTTCCTGCCTGCCAGACCCCTCCCCGCCGCCCGCCCGGCTCATCCCTTCAGAAGGCCCTCGTGGCTGCCCACCTTTCTCGCCAATCGTGGGGGCCTCACCTCCCGGGACAGTCCCGAGgcattgtgttttttgttttttgttttttttttgagacggagtctttctgtgtcgcccaggctggagtgcagtgacgcaatctctgctcactgcagcctccgcctcccgggttcaagcgattctactgcctcagcctcctgagtagctgggactacagatgcgagccaccacgcccggctattgtatttttagtagagacgggatttcaccccGTTGttcagattggtctcgaactcctgacctcaggtgaacccccccgcctcggcctcccgaagtgctaggattacaggtgtgagacaccactcCGGCCTGATTTCCCCTATCTTCTGAAACAGCTGTCCCTTAGCGCCCCCGCGGGGGCTTCCCCCATCCCACTCCACGACCTCCCCTCCCCCCATGGCGAATTCCCACCTTTTTGTCTTGTCTTTCACTCACTTCCTGGAACCGTCCCCAGGGCCTTGGaccttcccccttctcctcccaaaCCTTGTGAGACCCCATTCCCTTTCTACTTCATCCTGCTCTCAACCTTTGGGCTCCTCAGAGGCCCTCACCTCTGACTCTCTCTCCCTACCCACTCTGGTCCCATGAAGCCCTCAAGTACTCTGGGGATGGATCCTTCCCCCTTCAAAAGATTCCTTCTTTTGTTCTACACCTCCTGGGTGTAGGGGCCTGGACACCCTCCCCCAACGTTCCACCTGCCGctgcccttcctcttcctcctcctgaggGTGGGACCCTCAGACCTGGCCAAGATCCTCTCCCTCCATGTTGTCAGGGATTCCTCCTCACCCCCAAATACAGCCCTCTAGCCCctgtccattttattccactccttTCCTGTAACCTAGACAGCATGTTATGCAACCCTTTGCGACACATGGGGAaaccttccctccctttctctgttGTCACCAATGGCCCCTTAAGAGGAGCAGGGCCACCGTGAAACTTGGAGGATATGGGGTAACCCAGTGGGAGCGGGCAGGGAGGGCCCTTGGAAACTGACAGGGCTGGAGTATCCTGCTGGGTTTCAGCCCCGGTTCCTGCAGGCACAGCTGCCAGGCTCTCTGTTCACCTTCCTGCCTCTGGTTTGCCCCGGCTCCCTCACCCCACTTACCCTGGAGTCCTTCCTTCTAGGTGGGAGATGCCATCCCAGCAGTGGAGGTGTTTGAAGGGGAGCCAGGGAACAAGGTGAACCTGGCAGAGCTGTTCAAGGGCAAGAAGGGTGTGCTGTTTGGAGTTCCTGGGGCCTTCACCCCTGGATGTTCCAAGGTGAGGCCCTTCCCCTTCTGAAGATCAGGACCTGGGATCTTTTGTGTTGCTCTTAAGTCCTCCACATAGTCCTGATAGGACTCCTAAAAAGCATTTCAGTGCCATCAGAAAACAAGTAGAGCTGGGtagagctgggcgcggtggctcacgcctgtaatcccagcactttgggaggccaaggcgggtggatcacgaggtcaggagttcaaaaccagcctggccaagatggtgaaaccctgtctctactaaaaatgcaaaaaaaatcagccggacatggtggcgggcgcctgtaatcccaggtactggggaggctgaggcagagaattgcttgaacccaggaggcgtaggttgcagtgagtggagatcgtgcctctgcagtccagcctgggtgaaagagcgagactccgtctcaaaataaaaaaaaaaaaagaaaacaagtagagACTGCAAAAAGGGAACAGTACCAGGAATGTTGGAGAAAAACATACTACAATTAAATCCAACACCCCTGTTGGTCCTGCTAAATGACAGGCACTGTGGAAGGTGCTTGGGActcagataaataaaacatagatCTGCCCATGGAAAGTTCACGTCTGGACCATAAGGCATTAGGTTTCATTCTGAGCTTCCTAATGGCCAAGgcaaaaaggaaatagaatggttTGGACAGCTCTCCTTGTCTGATCAAAGGTGTTGAGGCAGAGCACTGAGGAGGGCCTGGAGATAACGGGTGGGCTGGGGGTCAGATGCAGTTATCCCTTTGCCGACCGTTTGTTCCCCTTCCTCAGACCCACCTGCCAGGGTTTGTGGAGCAGGCTGAGGCTCTGAAGGCCAAGGGAGTCCAGGTGGTGGCCTGTCTGAGTGTTAATGATGCCTTTGTGACTGGCGAGTGGGGCCGAGCCCACAAGGCGGAAGGCAAGGTGAGGTGCGGGGCCTGCAGGGAGTCAGGACCAGGTAGGATATTCTTCTTGTGACCTTTACTTTCTCTGCAGGTTCGGCTCCTGGCTGATCCcactggggcctttgggaaggTGAGTGTTCCCCTGACCGCCACAGGGACATGGCAGTGCGGGGAGCAGTGGGGGCCCTTGGCCTCTTCAAGGATTTCTGacacttttctctgtctcttcttagGAGACAGACTTATTACTAGATGATTCGCTGGTGTCCATCTTTGGGAATCGACGTCTCAAGAGGTAAAAGTGGAGAGTCCTCTGTGGAGAGAGTCCTCTGTGGGAGAGAGTCCTCTGTGGAGAGGGTCCTCTGTGGGAAGAGTCATCTGTGGGGGAGAGTCCTCTGTGTGGGAGAGTCGTCTGTGGGGAGAGTCCTGTGTGGGGAGAGTCCTCTGTGGAGAGAGTCCTCTGTGGGGGAGAGTCCTGTGTGGGGGAGAGTCCTCTGTGGGGAGAGTCCTCTGTGTGGAGAGAGTCCTGTGTGGGAGAGAGTCCTGTGTGGGGGAGAGTCCTCTGTGGGGAGAGTCCTCTGTGTGGAGAGAGTCGTGTGTGGTGGTGAGTCCTCTGTGGGGGAGAGTCCTCTGTGGGGGGAGTCCTCTCTGGAGTTCTCTTGGGCCCCTGGCTGTTCACTGCCTGTCTCCATGCCCAGTCTCCAGGCCCAGGCTGATGCAGCTGGCTGGGCCCCTCTTTCCGGCAGGTTCTCCATGGTGGTACAGGATGGCATAGTGAAGGCCCTGAATGTGGAACCAGATGGCACAGGCCTCACCTGCAGCCTGGCACCCAATATCATCTCACAGCTCTGAGGCCCTGGGCCAGATTACTTCCTCCACCCCTCCCTATCTCACCTGCTCAGCCCTGTGCTGGGGCCCTGCAATTGGAATGTTGGCCAGATTTCTGCAATAAACACTTGTGGTTTGCGGCCATCTCCTTGGTTATGAATGGCTGTTTTGCTGAGCGCCAGGCATTCTGGCATCATCACAGACTGGGTGAGAATGGTGAGGGCGCAGATGGGCTGAAAGGGAGAATGTAGGGGGTCCTGGCTTAATTAAGGGGGAGCTAGGGAGGGCCTTTcaagggaggtttttttttttttttttgagacagtttcactctgtcccctaggctggagtgcagtggcatgatctcggctcaccacaacctctgcctcccaggttcaagcgattttcctgcctcagactccccagtagatgggattacaggtgtctgccaccacgcccgactaagtttttgtatttttggtagggacaggctttcaccatgttggccaggctggtctcgaactcctgacctcaggtgatcacccgcctccacctcccaaagtgctgggattacaggtgtgagccactgtgcccagccttgaggCAGGTGTTACTGAGCACTGAGAAGGAGCCAGCAATctgaagaggaagggaagaagcgCTCCCCACAGAGGCAGCACAGAGGGCGAGGCCTGGCCGATGGCATGTGGCGCACAGTGTGGCCTTTGTACCTGCTCTCTGGGTGCTGCCTGATGCCATTTAGTCTGGAAACCCCATGGCGGGAAGCTTGGCTCCCAGCATTCCTGCCGGGGCCCAGCCCCACCATCCTTTCAGACTTGACCCCCTCCTGGGCACACCCTCATCCCAGGAAGAGCTCAGGTCACTTTAGGACCGTCTGATGGACAGGGAGAGGGGCTCTGGCACAGCACTTGCTCATTCCAGGAGGGCTCCCTGGGGGAAGAGTCTAGGTGAGCTGTGGAGGGGAGAAGATGCTGGTGAGGCCTGACCAGCGGTGGCTGGGTGTGAGGGGCCTCGAGTGGGGACACCAGCAGGGTGTGGGGATGGGGGCCATTGCCACGGCAGGCCCTGCTCCTGGGCCTCTGCCCCTTGGTGCAGGGAAGCCACGCCTGTGATGGTGAGGTCCCACTGCGTGGAGTCTAGGGGGCCTCTGTGCCCTGCGCGATGCTGACTGCCTGCCCACCCCAGGTGTGGTAACAGCCCTCACAAGAATTGGTGAGGTGTGGACTGCTGCTGCCTCTCAGCCACCTACAGGGAGTCCGCATTCCATCACCGCGTGGAGCTGCCCTGCCATGAACCACATCGATACCTGGTTCCCGGGCACTTCCTGCGTAGTGGTCCCCAGGGGCCAGCCCCCACTGCTGACTCAGGCAGGCCACACTCTTGAGAGGTCAGGGAGAAGGTCAAAGCAGGGCCTCATAGAGCAAATGACCCTTGAGGCAGTGGGAGTGGCGCCTCAAGTGGGAGGCGGAGGGAGGCCCATAGCCCTAGGGGTGAGCCCCATAGCCCTAGGGGTGAGCCCCATAGCCctaggggtggagggtgggacaATCCCATGCTGCCGCAGCAAGGTGGGTAGCAGGAGTAGGGGGGGAATGTTGGGGACAAGAGAGGATGCCTGGAGGTCAGTGGGCTCTCTGAAGCTGATGAGCAGCTTGCCTTCCACCCTACAGGCACCTTGGCCATGGGCTACGGTGTGCAGCCCCCAAgctgggaggctgggagaggcACCAGATGGGCAGCAGGGAGCAGGACCCATGACGACAGCAatgcccaggaggtggaggtgggcatgTGTTGGGAGGGAGGGTGCATCCAGGGAGCTGCTTGCTGAAGGTGGAGGGGCTGGGTGCTTGTGGTCACGTCTGTGAGAACAGACACTCAGTAGGAGGGGAGCCAGCCTCCCTGCCCAGGGTTGCAGGTGCTCAGCCTACCCGAGTCGTGCTGCCCACCAACCTCTGTCACTGTGGTTCTCTCCCACAACCTGCCACCCCTTCAGGGGTcccaggtgggggcagggaaggaggctgACTGCACCTCGAGCTGCCCTGGTAAACTGCctgcctctcctctcctgccaAACTCGGGGGTACAGTATTGTCCTCATGGACACGCATAGCACAAAGCCCCTTTCTTTCCCGGATACCACCTCTTTATCCTCTCAtcatacaaatgagaaaacagacatgGAGCTTCCTACAGGGCACCTGTGAGCTAATGAGTGTCTCCATTAGTAAATAGGGGGTGGTGGTAGCAAATAGCCCACCCCACTGGCTGTGCACCCCACGCTACCCAGGCAGCTCCCTGCTATCGGGGAAGCCCAGCTCCGTCTCTGTCACTCTGCTGCCTGTTTCCTCTGCTCCTGGGCTATTatctgggctggctgaggccaaGCAAGGCCTCTAGAGGAAGTGTCCCCTCCAAGGTCCGTTGCCACTGGCTGGGCCTCTAGGAAGGATTTAGGGGGCTTCCAGGGCTGGGGTGGCCCTCTAGGACAGCCTGGTGTGGGTGGCGGTGGGGCTGTGGCCTCAGTGGCCCTGACTGCTGAGCATGTGGCTGAGCTTGCTGGAGTGAGGACGTCCTTGGGTGGGGGCACGGAGGACTGGCCCTGGAAGCTGCTCCAGGCCCTGGAGGGCCCAAGATTAAACAGCACCTGGCAAGAGAACCTTGCATAGCTGTCTCCAGGTTGGACAGGTGGGGCTTCAGGCCTGGAGATAAGGGCAGACCAGGCCACGGTGTCCTGGACCAGAGAGCCCTGGACATCTGGGCTGCACCTGGCAGAGCTGTGCCTGTGGCCTTCCTGGGCTGTTGGTGGCCGAAAGACCAATGTTAAAAAACATAacaggccaggcggggtggcttacacctgtaatcctagcaccgtgggaggccaaggcaggtggatcattttaggtcaggactttgagactagcctggccaacatggagaaatctcatctctactaaaaatacaaaaattactcgggcatggtggcgcatgtctgtaatcccggctactggggagggaggctgaggcaggagaattgcttgaacctcggaggtggaggttgcagtgagccgagatcgcgccactgcatgccagcctgggacacagagcaagagtctgtctcaaaaaaaaaaaaaaaaaagcaaagaagctGAAACATCCACCCAACACATGCCCCAGTGAAACTCACTTGCCTGTCCTAGCATGCCCAAGGCCATAGCAACTCAGACCAGAACGCCAAGGGTGTTACTCAGCATCAGTGGTTCTGGGCCTTCTGGGTCTAGAGTCCCTTTGAAACGCAGCTGAACAGACCCCAACATGAGCCTGAAGAGTGTtgacctaaaaggaagaagcCTAGGCAAAATTAATATCAGCGGAGACTTTATTTGGGCCAAGCTTGAGGATTGCATCCCAGGAGCacagattcaagttgccctgaatatacacTCCGATTAGCAGCAGTTGAAATGGATTTTAAAAGGACAAGAGAGTTCCTGAGTTGTTTACtaagaatttacattaaaataacaaactggctggctgcagtggctcaggcctgtaatcccggttCCTCTGGCAGCTGAGGTGGAAGCATTGATTCaggccagtttgagaccagcttggacaacatagcaagacaccgtccctacaaaataaataaataaataaataagtaaatatataaataagttgtcatagtgcatgcctgtggtcctagctactcaggaggctgaggcgggaggattgcttgacaccaggagttGGACACTGTAGTGAGTTATAATcatgccactaccctccagcctgggtgacagagcgagaccttgtctctaaaaaaataaaaataggccgggtgtggtggctcacacctataatcccagcactttgggaggctgaggtgggcggatcacctgaggtcgggagttcgagac
This genomic window from Pan troglodytes isolate AG18354 chromosome 9, NHGRI_mPanTro3-v2.0_pri, whole genome shotgun sequence contains:
- the PRDX5 gene encoding peroxiredoxin-5, mitochondrial isoform X4, translating into MGLAGVCALRRSAGYILVGGAGGQSAAAAARRCSEGGWASGGVRSFSRAAAAMAPIKVRLLADPTGAFGKETDLLLDDSLVSIFGNRRLKRFSMVVQDGIVKALNVEPDGTGLTCSLAPNIISQL
- the ESRRA gene encoding steroid hormone receptor ERR1 isoform X2, with translation MGLSVQVTSAMSSQVVGIEPLYIKAEPASPDSPKGSSETETEPPVALAPGPAPTRCLPGHKEEEDGEGAGPGEQGGGKLVLSSLPKRLCLVCGDVASGYHYGVASCEACKAFFKRTIQGSIEYSCPASNECEITKRRRKACQACRFTKCLRVGMLKEGVRLDRVRGGRQKYKRRPEVDPLPFPGPFPAGPLAVAGGPRKTAPVNALVSHLLVVEPEKLYAMPDPAGPDGHLPAVATLCDLFDREIVVTISWAKSIPGFSSLSLSDQMSVLQSVWMEVLVLGVAQRSLPLQDELAFAEDLVLDEEGARAAGLGELGAALLQLVRRLQALRLEREEYVLLKALALANSDSVHIEDAEAVEQLREALHEALLEYEAGRAGPGGGAERRRAGRLLLTLPLLRQTAGKVLAHFYGVKLEGKVPMHKLFLEMLEAMMD
- the ESRRA gene encoding steroid hormone receptor ERR1 isoform X1; translated protein: MSSQVVGIEPLYIKAEPASPDSPKGSSETETEPPVALAPGPAPTRCLPGHKEEEDGEGAGPGEQGGGKLVLSSLPKRLCLVCGDVASGYHYGVASCEACKAFFKRTIQGSIEYSCPASNECEITKRRRKACQACRFTKCLRVGMLKEGVRLDRVRGGRQKYKRRPEVDPLPFPGPFPAGPLAVAGGPRKTAPVNALVSHLLVVEPEKLYAMPDPAGPDGHLPAVATLCDLFDREIVVTISWAKSIPGFSSLSLSDQMSVLQSVWMEVLVLGVAQRSLPLQDELAFAEDLVLDEEGARAAGLGELGAALLQLVRRLQALRLEREEYVLLKALALANSDSVHIEDAEAVEQLREALHEALLEYEAGRAGPGGGAERRRAGRLLLTLPLLRQTAGKVLAHFYGVKLEGKVPMHKLFLEMLEAMMD
- the PRDX5 gene encoding peroxiredoxin-5, mitochondrial isoform X2, whose protein sequence is MGLAGVCALRRSAGYILVGGAGGQSAAAAARRCSEGGWASGGVRSFSRAAAAMAPIKVGDAIPAVEVFEGEPGNKVNLAELFKGKKGVLFGVPGAFTPGCSKVRLLADPTGAFGKETDLLLDDSLVSIFGNRRLKRFSMVVQDGIVKALNVEPDGTGLTCSLAPNIISQL
- the PRDX5 gene encoding peroxiredoxin-5, mitochondrial isoform X1, giving the protein MGLAGVCALRRSAGYILVGGAGGQSAAAAARRCSEGGWASGGVRSFSRAAAAMAPIKVGDAIPAVEVFEGEPGNKVNLAELFKGKKGVLFGVPGAFTPGCSKTHLPGFVEQAEALKAKGVQVVACLSVNDAFVTGEWGRAHKAEGKVRLLADPTGAFGKETDLLLDDSLVSIFGNRRLKRFSMVVQDGIVKALNVEPDGTGLTCSLAPNIISQL
- the ESRRA gene encoding steroid hormone receptor ERR1 isoform X3 — protein: MGRGLGLASRAVGSWCSAPCPSASAWSVGTWPPATTMVWHPVRPAKPSSRGPSRTCACPGRVRALLSAGSPPGPGRPPLEPCLFLAGSIEYSCPASNECEITKRRRKACQACRFTKCLRVGMLKEGVRLDRVRGGRQKYKRRPEVDPLPFPGPFPAGPLAVAGGPRKTAPVNALVSHLLVVEPEKLYAMPDPAGPDGHLPAVATLCDLFDREIVVTISWAKSIPGFSSLSLSDQMSVLQSVWMEVLVLGVAQRSLPLQDELAFAEDLVLDEEGARAAGLGELGAALLQLVRRLQALRLEREEYVLLKALALANSDSVHIEDAEAVEQLREALHEALLEYEAGRAGPGGGAERRRAGRLLLTLPLLRQTAGKVLAHFYGVKLEGKVPMHKLFLEMLEAMMD
- the PRDX5 gene encoding peroxiredoxin-5, mitochondrial isoform X3 — its product is MGLAGVCALRRSAGYILVGGAGGQSAAAAARRCSEGGWASGGVRSFSRAAAAMAPIKTHLPGFVEQAEALKAKGVQVVACLSVNDAFVTGEWGRAHKAEGKVRLLADPTGAFGKETDLLLDDSLVSIFGNRRLKRFSMVVQDGIVKALNVEPDGTGLTCSLAPNIISQL
- the TRMT112 gene encoding multifunctional methyltransferase subunit TRM112-like protein, with product MKLLTHNLLSSHVRGVGSRGFPLRLQATEVRICPVEFNPNFVARMIPKVEWSAFLEAADNLRLIQVPKGPVEGYEENEEFLRTMHHLLLEVEVIEGTLQCPESGRMFPISRGIPNMLLSEEETES